A stretch of the Massilia sp. W12 genome encodes the following:
- the uppS gene encoding polyprenyl diphosphate synthase → MIFTSSTKAIPAVSKVPRHIAIIMDGNGRWATKRFMPRVAGHVKGVDAVRGIVEACVERGVEYLTLFAFSSENWRRPQDEVSLLMKLFVTALEREVAKMHANNIRLRVVGDLSRFEPRLQELIAQAERKTANNTRLTVTVCANYGGRWDIMQAMGKLLAQGMPPPAAGPLPFSEEQLAEHLALSFAPEPDLFIRTGGEQRVSNFLLWQLAYTEFYFCDTFWPDFDGAALDLAIASYQERERRFGRTSAQLEQGE, encoded by the coding sequence ATGATATTTACCAGTTCGACGAAGGCGATTCCTGCTGTCAGTAAAGTGCCGCGCCATATCGCCATCATCATGGATGGCAATGGGCGCTGGGCCACCAAGCGCTTTATGCCGCGCGTGGCCGGCCATGTCAAAGGCGTGGATGCGGTGCGCGGCATCGTTGAAGCCTGCGTCGAACGCGGCGTCGAATACCTGACCCTGTTTGCCTTCAGCTCGGAAAACTGGCGCCGTCCGCAGGATGAGGTTTCACTCTTGATGAAGCTGTTTGTCACCGCGCTTGAGCGTGAGGTGGCAAAGATGCACGCCAACAATATCCGCTTGCGGGTGGTGGGCGATTTGAGCCGTTTTGAGCCGCGTTTGCAGGAATTGATTGCGCAGGCCGAGCGTAAAACCGCCAACAATACCCGCTTGACCGTCACCGTCTGCGCCAACTATGGCGGGCGCTGGGACATTATGCAGGCCATGGGCAAATTGCTGGCGCAAGGGATGCCGCCGCCCGCAGCCGGCCCTTTGCCTTTCTCGGAAGAGCAGCTGGCCGAACATCTGGCCCTGTCTTTTGCGCCGGAGCCGGATTTATTCATTCGCACCGGCGGCGAGCAGCGCGTTTCAAATTTTCTGTTGTGGCAGCTTGCATACACCGAATTTTATTTCTGCGACACCTTCTGGCCGGATTTTGATGGCGCCGCCCTCGATCTGGCGATTGCTTCCTACCAAGAGCGCGAACGGCGTTTTGGCCGCACCAGCGCGCAACTCGAACAAGGTGAGTAA
- a CDS encoding phosphatidate cytidylyltransferase: MLGTRILTAIVLLALILPALFSGYYAAFALLAFVFYAAAIWESQRLFFSPRPKLQIGIWCFAYALVLGIPQPAGEKFGGVSILFALACGIWALRLSPKLNLGLPPADSLANRLLSNIYNLSLLCCFIALAYLQQRSPVYLVSAMALVWVADIGAYFSGRTFGRRKLAPSISPGKSWEGAIGGALMVLALSSAVVLAAPSYPWMHDTFVVYLQARWGWLALIPALLLICAASVVGDLFESMLKRRAEMKDSSNLLPGHGGVLDRIDALIPVLPLVGLFDFMLRQPA, translated from the coding sequence ATGTTAGGCACACGCATTCTGACAGCCATTGTTTTGCTGGCGCTGATTTTGCCGGCGCTGTTTTCCGGCTACTATGCGGCGTTTGCGCTGCTGGCCTTTGTGTTTTACGCCGCTGCGATCTGGGAAAGCCAGCGTCTGTTTTTCAGCCCGCGCCCCAAATTGCAAATCGGCATCTGGTGTTTTGCCTATGCGCTGGTGCTGGGCATTCCACAGCCCGCCGGTGAGAAATTCGGCGGCGTCTCGATTTTATTCGCGCTGGCTTGCGGCATCTGGGCCTTGCGCCTGAGTCCCAAATTGAATCTGGGCTTGCCGCCCGCCGATTCCCTGGCCAACCGTCTGCTCTCCAATATCTATAATCTGAGTCTGCTGTGCTGCTTTATCGCCCTGGCGTATCTGCAACAGCGCTCGCCGGTGTATCTGGTCTCAGCCATGGCGCTGGTGTGGGTGGCGGATATCGGCGCTTATTTTTCCGGGCGCACTTTTGGCCGGCGCAAGCTGGCGCCTTCGATTTCGCCGGGCAAATCCTGGGAAGGGGCGATTGGCGGCGCGCTGATGGTGCTGGCGCTTTCCAGCGCTGTGGTGTTGGCGGCCCCGTCCTATCCGTGGATGCATGACACTTTCGTGGTGTATCTGCAGGCGCGCTGGGGCTGGCTGGCCTTGATTCCGGCTTTGCTCTTGATTTGCGCCGCGTCGGTGGTGGGGGATTTGTTTGAATCCATGTTGAAACGCCGCGCTGAGATGAAAGACTCCAGCAATTTGCTGCCGGGACATGGCGGGGTGTTAGACAGAATCGACGCCTTGATCCCGGTCTTGCCGCTGGTCGGCCTGTTTGATTTCATGTTGAGGCAGCCGGCATGA
- a CDS encoding CoA transferase, with protein MPTHDITADLWRLLQLPPAALNYLTLTGADPVLPSSFRVGAAAQATVAAAALAAAELHHVRGAPRQAVAVDMLAAAMECCGWFSVDGNTPAAWEKFSGLYPCQDGFVRIHANFPHHRDGALDILGLSAASAEKEDVIRALQSWRAQAFEEAANARGLVVSAMRSFAEWDMHPQAAALAAQPLLTLRKIGAAPPLNLPGAGEQPLSGVRVLDLTRIIAGPVGARTLAAHGADVLMINAPHLTNINALMDMSRGKRSALLDLRQQAGQDALRALLRDCHIFIQGYRPGGLAQLGFEAGSLAALRPGIIAVSLSAYGTTGPWAQRRGFDSLVQTASGFNHAEAQAFGSAQAKALPVQILDYASGFLIAYAAQAALLKQIQEGGSWAVEVSLAQTAQWLRSLGQISDGIAFPLPDHLPFTECSASGFGRMQALRHSAQLRDTPARYRLPAMAPGSHAPHWLA; from the coding sequence ATGCCTACCCATGACATCACCGCCGATCTCTGGCGTCTTTTACAACTTCCCCCTGCCGCGCTCAACTACCTGACGCTCACTGGCGCCGATCCGGTGCTGCCCTCGTCTTTTCGGGTCGGCGCAGCAGCGCAGGCGACGGTGGCGGCGGCGGCCTTGGCGGCGGCGGAGTTGCATCATGTGCGCGGCGCGCCCCGGCAAGCGGTGGCGGTGGATATGCTGGCGGCGGCCATGGAGTGTTGCGGCTGGTTCAGTGTGGATGGCAATACCCCGGCGGCGTGGGAAAAATTTTCCGGCCTGTATCCCTGTCAGGATGGCTTTGTGCGGATTCACGCCAATTTCCCTCATCACCGCGACGGTGCGCTGGATATTTTGGGGCTGTCAGCCGCCAGCGCGGAAAAAGAAGATGTCATCCGCGCGCTGCAAAGCTGGCGCGCGCAAGCGTTTGAAGAGGCCGCCAATGCGCGCGGGCTGGTGGTTTCGGCCATGCGCAGCTTTGCCGAATGGGACATGCACCCGCAAGCGGCTGCGCTGGCGGCGCAACCCTTGCTGACTCTGCGCAAAATTGGCGCGGCGCCGCCGCTGAACTTGCCTGGCGCAGGCGAACAGCCGCTGTCCGGCGTGCGTGTGCTGGATCTGACCCGCATCATCGCCGGCCCGGTCGGCGCGCGCACCTTAGCGGCGCATGGCGCGGATGTGTTGATGATCAATGCGCCGCATTTGACGAATATCAACGCGCTGATGGATATGTCGCGCGGCAAGCGCTCTGCACTATTAGATTTACGCCAGCAAGCCGGCCAGGACGCCTTGCGCGCCCTGCTGCGCGATTGCCATATTTTTATTCAGGGCTACCGTCCCGGCGGCTTGGCCCAATTGGGGTTTGAGGCGGGCAGCCTGGCCGCGCTGCGTCCCGGCATCATCGCCGTCTCGCTCAGCGCCTATGGCACAACGGGGCCATGGGCGCAGCGGCGCGGCTTTGATTCGCTGGTGCAAACTGCGAGCGGCTTTAATCATGCCGAAGCGCAAGCCTTCGGCAGCGCGCAAGCCAAGGCGCTGCCGGTGCAGATTCTGGATTACGCGAGCGGCTTTTTAATCGCATATGCGGCGCAAGCCGCGCTGCTTAAACAAATCCAGGAAGGCGGCAGCTGGGCGGTTGAGGTCTCGCTGGCGCAAACTGCGCAATGGCTGCGCAGCCTGGGACAGATCAGCGATGGCATTGCATTCCCGCTGCCGGATCATCTGCCTTTTACAGAGTGCAGCGCGAGCGGTTTTGGCCGCATGCAAGCGCTGCGCCACAGCGCGCAGCTGCGCGATACGCCGGCGCGCTATCGGCTGCCGGCGATGGCGCCGGGCAGCCATGCGCCGCACTGGCTGGCGTAA
- the rpsB gene encoding 30S ribosomal protein S2, translating to MSVTMREMLEAGVHFGHQTRFWNPKMASYIFGQRNKIHIINLEKTMVMFQEAMKHIRQLSSNRGTILMVGTKRQARDIIAQEAQRAGVPFVDQRWLGGMLTNFKTIKSSIKRLKDMEAAIEEGALEKMSKKEALMFQRELEKLQKSMGGIKDMNVLPDALFVIDVGYHKGAVTEAAKLGIPVIGVVDTNHNPEGVTYVIPGNDDSSKAIALYARGVADAILEGRANATTEVIEAIKSNATGDDFVDEENADA from the coding sequence ATGTCCGTCACAATGCGTGAAATGCTCGAAGCCGGTGTCCACTTTGGTCACCAAACCCGTTTCTGGAACCCGAAGATGGCTTCTTACATCTTCGGTCAACGCAACAAGATTCATATCATCAACCTGGAAAAGACCATGGTCATGTTCCAGGAAGCGATGAAACATATCCGTCAACTGTCTTCCAACCGTGGCACCATCCTGATGGTGGGCACCAAGCGTCAAGCGCGCGACATCATTGCGCAAGAAGCGCAGCGCGCCGGCGTGCCTTTCGTTGACCAGCGCTGGCTGGGCGGCATGCTGACCAACTTCAAAACCATCAAAAGCTCCATCAAGCGTCTGAAAGACATGGAAGCCGCCATCGAAGAAGGCGCGCTGGAAAAAATGTCCAAGAAAGAAGCCCTGATGTTCCAACGCGAATTGGAAAAGCTGCAAAAGTCCATGGGCGGCATCAAAGACATGAACGTGCTGCCTGACGCGCTGTTCGTGATCGACGTCGGCTACCACAAAGGCGCTGTGACCGAAGCCGCCAAGCTGGGCATCCCGGTGATCGGCGTGGTTGACACCAACCACAACCCGGAAGGCGTGACCTATGTGATCCCGGGCAATGACGACTCCTCCAAAGCGATCGCGCTGTACGCCCGTGGCGTGGCAGACGCAATCCTGGAAGGCCGCGCCAACGCCACCACCGAAGTGATCGAAGCCATCAAGTCCAACGCCACCGGCGACGACTTCGTGGACGAAGAAAACGCAGACGCCTGA
- the pyrH gene encoding UMP kinase, which yields MSNSSQEAGKPVYKRVLLKLSGEALMGEDAYGINRATIEQMVKDVAEVAKLGVELAIVIGAGNIFRGVAPGAKGMDRATADYMGMLGTVMNCLALADAMRQAGMTARVMSAINIEQVVEPYVRPKALQYLEEGKIVVFAAGTGNPFFTTDTAAALRGAEVSAEIVLKATKVDGVYSADPKKDPNATRYATISFDEAITKHLQVMDATAFALCRDQKLPIKVFSIVKPGALKRVIMGEDEGTLVHV from the coding sequence ATGAGCAATTCCAGCCAGGAAGCAGGCAAACCCGTTTATAAGCGCGTGCTGCTGAAATTGTCGGGCGAGGCCTTGATGGGTGAAGATGCCTATGGCATCAACCGCGCCACGATTGAGCAAATGGTGAAAGATGTGGCGGAAGTGGCCAAGCTCGGCGTCGAGCTGGCGATTGTGATCGGGGCCGGCAATATTTTCCGTGGCGTGGCCCCGGGCGCCAAGGGCATGGACCGCGCAACTGCCGACTATATGGGCATGCTGGGCACGGTGATGAACTGCTTAGCCCTGGCGGACGCGATGCGCCAGGCTGGCATGACCGCGCGCGTGATGTCGGCCATCAATATTGAGCAAGTGGTGGAGCCGTATGTGCGGCCCAAGGCGCTGCAATATCTGGAAGAAGGCAAGATCGTGGTGTTTGCCGCCGGCACCGGCAATCCGTTTTTCACCACCGACACCGCAGCGGCCTTGCGCGGGGCTGAGGTGAGCGCGGAAATCGTGTTGAAGGCGACCAAGGTCGATGGCGTGTACAGCGCTGATCCGAAAAAAGACCCGAACGCCACGCGTTACGCCACCATCAGCTTTGATGAAGCCATCACCAAGCATTTGCAAGTGATGGATGCAACGGCCTTTGCCTTGTGCCGCGACCAGAAATTGCCGATCAAGGTGTTTTCCATCGTCAAGCCCGGCGCCTTGAAGCGCGTCATCATGGGCGAGGATGAGGGCACCCTGGTGCACGTCTGA
- the tsf gene encoding translation elongation factor Ts: MAAITAAMVGELRGKTDAPMMECKKALVEAEGDMARAEEILRVKLGGKAAKASARITAEGTVAVYVEGGVAALVEVNCETDFVSKNPEFQALADAAAKLVAKHNPADVAALGALEVDGQSLEAIRAALVGKIGENMSFRRFKRFETADKLASYLHGTRIGVMVEIAGGDEQVGKDVAMHIAAMKPVALSSDQVSAELIERERSVATLKAQEDNAKLEAEGKSRQSDEIIAKRIEGAVQKYLKEVSLLNQAFVKNDKQTVEAMLKAAGATVKSFTLYVVGEGIEKKVDDFAAEVAAQVAAAKG; this comes from the coding sequence ATGGCCGCAATTACAGCAGCGATGGTAGGTGAGTTGCGTGGCAAGACCGACGCACCGATGATGGAATGCAAAAAAGCGTTGGTGGAAGCTGAAGGCGATATGGCGCGCGCGGAAGAAATCCTGCGTGTGAAACTGGGCGGCAAGGCTGCCAAAGCTTCGGCCCGCATCACCGCTGAAGGCACAGTCGCTGTGTACGTCGAAGGCGGCGTGGCGGCGCTGGTGGAAGTCAACTGCGAAACCGACTTCGTGTCCAAGAACCCGGAATTCCAAGCCCTGGCTGACGCCGCCGCCAAACTGGTGGCCAAGCACAACCCGGCTGACGTGGCTGCGCTGGGCGCGCTGGAAGTTGACGGCCAATCGCTGGAAGCGATCCGCGCCGCTCTGGTGGGCAAGATCGGTGAAAACATGAGCTTCCGCCGCTTCAAGCGTTTTGAAACCGCTGACAAGCTGGCTTCTTATTTGCACGGCACCCGCATCGGCGTGATGGTGGAAATCGCCGGCGGCGACGAGCAAGTCGGTAAAGACGTGGCGATGCATATCGCTGCCATGAAGCCGGTGGCCCTGTCTTCGGATCAAGTGTCGGCTGAGCTGATCGAGCGTGAGCGCAGCGTCGCCACCCTGAAAGCACAGGAAGATAACGCCAAGCTGGAAGCTGAAGGCAAATCGCGTCAATCCGACGAGATCATTGCCAAGCGTATCGAAGGCGCAGTGCAAAAATACCTGAAAGAAGTGTCGCTGCTGAATCAGGCTTTCGTGAAAAACGACAAGCAAACCGTGGAAGCGATGTTGAAAGCCGCCGGCGCTACCGTCAAATCCTTCACCCTGTATGTGGTGGGCGAAGGGATTGAGAAGAAGGTGGATGATTTTGCCGCTGAAGTGGCGGCGCAGGTTGCAGCAGCCAAGGGTTGA
- the frr gene encoding ribosome recycling factor, which produces MALADIKKSTEQKMNKSIETLKANLAKVRTGRAHPGILDSVMVDYYGNPTPINQVANLTLIDARTIGVQPWEKKMLGAIEKAIRDSDLGLNPASFGEMIRVPTPPLTEERRKEMVKLAKGEGEDAKIAVRNVRRDANEALKKLLKDKACTEDEERRTQEEIQKLTDKFVAEIDKTVAEKEKEVMTV; this is translated from the coding sequence ATGGCCTTGGCAGATATCAAGAAAAGTACTGAACAAAAAATGAATAAGTCGATCGAGACGCTCAAGGCCAATCTGGCCAAGGTGCGCACCGGTCGCGCCCACCCTGGCATTCTTGACAGTGTGATGGTGGATTATTACGGCAATCCGACGCCGATCAATCAAGTCGCCAATCTGACCCTGATCGACGCCCGCACCATCGGTGTGCAGCCGTGGGAAAAGAAAATGCTGGGCGCGATTGAAAAAGCGATCCGCGATTCGGATCTGGGCTTGAATCCGGCCAGCTTTGGCGAAATGATCCGCGTGCCGACCCCGCCTTTGACCGAAGAGCGGCGCAAGGAAATGGTGAAATTGGCCAAGGGCGAAGGCGAGGACGCCAAAATTGCCGTGCGCAATGTGCGCCGCGACGCCAATGAAGCGCTGAAAAAGCTGCTCAAAGACAAGGCTTGCACCGAAGACGAAGAGCGCCGCACCCAGGAAGAAATCCAGAAACTGACGGATAAATTCGTCGCCGAAATCGATAAAACGGTAGCGGAAAAGGAAAAGGAAGTGATGACGGTTTGA
- the ispC gene encoding 1-deoxy-D-xylulose-5-phosphate reductoisomerase, producing the protein MKQRITILGATGSIGMSTLDVIARHPEQYEVFALSAHSRVAELGDLCLQFAPAFAVVDTAQQAQDLQARLRAADCRTEVLYGAPQLEAVAASSQTDCVMAAIVGAAGLAPALAAARAGKKILLANKEALVMSGRIFIDAVAAGGATLLPIDSEHNAIFQCLPGDFAHSAPARAGVAKILLTASGGPFRTRALESLAAVTPEEAVAHPNWVMGRKISVDSATMMNKGLEVIEAHWLFAAPPEQIEVVIHPQSVIHSMVSYVDGSVLAQMGNPDMRTPIAHALAWPHRIVSGVAPLDLAAVARLDFEAPDFTRFPCLKLAYEALHAGGTAAAILNAANEVAVEAFLARRIGFRQIDAVLQAVLAQVAHAPVADLDHLLQQDAAARRAAAAYIAAH; encoded by the coding sequence ATGAAGCAGCGGATTACCATTTTAGGGGCCACCGGCTCAATCGGCATGTCCACCCTGGACGTGATTGCGCGCCACCCTGAACAATATGAAGTGTTTGCCTTGAGCGCGCACAGCCGTGTGGCGGAATTGGGCGATTTGTGCCTGCAATTTGCGCCGGCTTTCGCGGTGGTCGATACGGCGCAACAGGCGCAGGATTTGCAGGCCCGTTTGCGTGCGGCGGATTGCCGCACCGAAGTGCTGTACGGCGCGCCGCAGCTCGAAGCGGTGGCCGCCAGCAGCCAGACTGATTGCGTGATGGCGGCGATTGTCGGCGCGGCCGGCCTGGCCCCGGCGCTGGCGGCGGCGCGCGCCGGCAAAAAGATTTTATTGGCGAATAAGGAAGCGCTGGTGATGTCGGGCCGCATCTTTATCGATGCAGTGGCCGCCGGCGGCGCGACCCTGTTGCCGATTGATTCCGAGCACAATGCGATTTTCCAATGCCTGCCGGGCGATTTTGCCCACAGCGCGCCGGCGCGCGCCGGCGTGGCCAAAATTTTGCTGACCGCTTCCGGCGGGCCGTTCCGCACCCGGGCGCTGGAGAGTCTGGCCGCAGTCACGCCGGAAGAAGCGGTGGCGCATCCGAATTGGGTCATGGGGCGCAAGATTTCGGTCGATTCCGCCACCATGATGAATAAGGGCCTGGAAGTGATCGAGGCGCACTGGCTGTTTGCTGCGCCGCCCGAACAAATCGAGGTCGTGATTCATCCGCAAAGCGTGATTCATTCCATGGTCTCGTATGTGGATGGCTCGGTATTGGCGCAGATGGGCAACCCTGATATGCGCACCCCGATTGCGCACGCGCTGGCCTGGCCGCACCGTATCGTTTCCGGCGTGGCGCCGCTCGATCTGGCGGCGGTGGCGCGGCTGGATTTTGAAGCCCCTGATTTCACCCGCTTCCCCTGTTTGAAACTGGCGTATGAGGCTTTGCATGCCGGCGGTACGGCGGCGGCGATTTTAAACGCCGCCAATGAAGTCGCAGTCGAAGCGTTTTTGGCGCGCCGCATCGGTTTTCGTCAAATCGACGCCGTGCTGCAAGCTGTGTTGGCGCAAGTGGCGCATGCGCCGGTGGCGGATCTGGATCATTTGCTGCAACAAGACGCTGCTGCGCGTCGCGCCGCCGCTGCCTATATCGCGGCGCATTAA
- the rseP gene encoding RIP metalloprotease RseP: MQSLQTGLFYLLAFIFAFSLLVLFHELGHYLAARACGVKVLRFSLGMGRVLFARKLGADQTEWALSQWPLGGYVKLLDARDPEQQILPQDAGREFTAKPVGSRMFILAAGPAASFLLAILLFWFLNLVGTQEPGTLLRQVAPNTAAAQAGLEGGERVLRVDDQDVRSWSALRKQIMLAVLERKLIVLEVARLGVDGLPLDARRVQLDPGAISAADLEQGDFMSKLGLEMARKPARLDTVEPGGAGAKAGLQSGDVVLQVDAQPVPDGMRLVQLVRNAPGRELLLQVQRGGQTLEVRATPVAQTDAKGSSIGRLQIGLDPAPRDMQLLRYGLFEGLYLACAETWDMSIMSLKMLGKMLTGQLSWRNLTGPITIADYAGQTASISWQAYLHFIGFISLSVGVMNLLPVPMLDGGYLLYYSLELLRGRPLPENIIEFAQRAGFCILIGMMFLALINDVARHLA; the protein is encoded by the coding sequence ATGCAATCCCTGCAAACCGGCCTGTTTTATCTGCTGGCCTTTATTTTTGCCTTTTCGCTGCTGGTGCTGTTCCATGAATTGGGACATTATCTGGCCGCGCGCGCCTGCGGGGTCAAAGTATTGCGCTTTTCGCTGGGTATGGGACGGGTGCTGTTTGCGCGCAAACTGGGGGCCGATCAAACCGAATGGGCGCTCTCGCAATGGCCGCTGGGCGGTTATGTCAAATTACTGGATGCGCGCGACCCGGAGCAGCAAATTTTGCCGCAAGACGCCGGGCGTGAATTCACCGCCAAGCCGGTGGGCAGCCGCATGTTTATTTTAGCCGCCGGCCCGGCCGCCAGTTTTTTGCTGGCGATTTTACTGTTCTGGTTTTTGAATCTGGTCGGCACGCAGGAGCCGGGCACGCTGTTGCGCCAGGTGGCCCCGAATACGGCGGCGGCGCAGGCCGGATTAGAGGGCGGCGAGCGGGTCTTGCGCGTCGATGATCAGGACGTGCGCAGCTGGAGCGCGTTGCGCAAGCAAATCATGCTCGCGGTCTTAGAGCGCAAGCTGATTGTGCTGGAGGTGGCCAGGCTTGGGGTGGATGGCTTGCCGCTGGATGCGCGCCGGGTGCAGCTCGATCCGGGGGCGATTTCCGCCGCTGATCTGGAGCAGGGCGATTTTATGAGCAAGCTGGGCCTGGAAATGGCGCGCAAGCCGGCGCGCTTAGATACGGTCGAGCCGGGCGGGGCAGGGGCCAAAGCCGGCTTGCAAAGCGGTGACGTGGTGCTGCAAGTCGATGCCCAGCCTGTGCCGGATGGCATGCGCCTGGTGCAATTGGTGCGCAATGCGCCGGGCCGCGAATTGCTGTTGCAGGTGCAGCGCGGCGGCCAGACGCTGGAAGTGCGCGCCACGCCGGTAGCGCAAACCGATGCCAAAGGTAGCAGTATTGGCCGCTTGCAAATCGGGCTTGATCCGGCCCCGCGCGATATGCAGCTGCTGCGCTACGGCCTGTTTGAAGGTTTATACCTGGCCTGCGCCGAGACTTGGGACATGAGCATCATGTCCCTGAAGATGCTGGGCAAGATGCTTACCGGCCAGCTGTCATGGCGCAATCTGACCGGGCCGATCACGATTGCCGACTATGCGGGACAAACCGCAAGCATCAGCTGGCAAGCGTATTTGCACTTTATCGGCTTTATCAGTTTGAGTGTGGGTGTGATGAATTTGCTCCCGGTTCCGATGCTGGATGGGGGGTATTTGCTGTATTATTCGCTGGAGCTTTTGCGTGGCAGACCTTTGCCGGAAAACATCATCGAATTTGCTCAGCGTGCAGGCTTTTGCATACTGATAGGCATGATGTTTTTAGCACTGATCAACGATGTGGCGCGTCACCTGGCATGA